A window of Pedobacter lusitanus contains these coding sequences:
- a CDS encoding valine--tRNA ligase — translation MSISTKYDPAETEDKWYSYWLSKKFFHSEPDEREPYTIVIPPPNVTGVLHMGHMLNNTIQDVMIRRARMQGKNACWVPGTDHASIATEAKVVAMLKERGISKKDLTRDEFMTYAWEWKEKYGGIILDQLKKLGASCDWDRTRFTMEDDLSESVIDCFIDLYKKGKIYRGVRMVNWDPAGKTAVSDEEVIRKEVNQKLYYIKYSISPATGADTEFLTIATTRPETIMADAAICINPNDERYTHLKGKKVFVPLINREIPIIEDEYVTMDFGTGCLKVTPAHDLNDYELGVKHKLPVIDILNDDGTLNELAVILVGEDRFVARKKIAVLLDEAGHLEKVEDYKSQIGFSERTDAAIEPKLSLQWFCKMDEMAKPALEDVLNGDVKLIPEKFTNTYRHWMENVRDWNISRQLWWGQRIPAWFDDKGDWVVAKTKEDALNEFLKLKDIDGKFTEEEANGFKHQLAAFIRQDDDVLDTWFSSWLWPMSVFNGLKDPGNKDINYYYPTNDLVTAPEILFFWVARMIMAGHEFMGKKPFTNVYLTGIVRDKLGRKMSKSLGNSPDPIGLIEKYGADGVRVGMLLCSPAGNDLMFDESYCEQGRNFANKIWNAFRLVKGWEVDETLANPNEQAILWFENRFNEALAEIEDNYKQYRLSEALMTTYKLVWDDFCAWYLEMVKPVYQHPIDPVSLKATIGFFEKILSLLHPFMPFITEELWHDEIFGTKGEMDCIIVAPYPVVGSADLSLLKDVEIVKGIVAEVRNVRNTKQISPKEGLPLSIKVNSALAYDKWLTIISKLANITAVDFVNDKVAGATAFMVGNDEFFIQLNETIDVEAERERLNGELVYLQGFLKSVDAKLSNERFVQNAKPEIIQNERNKKADAEAKIAIIQESLLSL, via the coding sequence ATGAGCATTTCTACTAAATACGATCCCGCCGAAACCGAAGATAAATGGTACAGCTACTGGCTGTCGAAAAAGTTCTTTCATTCTGAACCAGATGAACGTGAACCCTATACAATTGTAATTCCTCCACCAAACGTCACTGGTGTTTTACATATGGGCCACATGCTTAACAATACCATTCAGGATGTGATGATTCGCCGCGCACGTATGCAGGGTAAAAATGCATGTTGGGTACCGGGTACTGACCATGCTTCTATCGCTACAGAGGCTAAGGTAGTTGCCATGCTGAAAGAAAGAGGAATCAGTAAAAAAGACCTGACACGTGATGAATTCATGACCTATGCCTGGGAGTGGAAAGAAAAATACGGTGGTATTATCCTCGATCAGCTGAAGAAACTGGGAGCCAGCTGTGACTGGGACCGGACACGTTTCACTATGGAAGACGATCTTTCAGAGTCGGTAATTGACTGCTTTATTGATTTGTATAAAAAAGGAAAAATTTACCGTGGTGTACGTATGGTAAATTGGGATCCTGCTGGTAAAACAGCTGTTTCTGATGAAGAAGTAATCCGTAAGGAAGTAAACCAGAAATTATACTATATCAAATATTCTATCTCTCCGGCTACTGGTGCAGACACTGAATTTTTGACGATAGCTACTACGCGTCCCGAAACAATTATGGCTGATGCGGCAATCTGTATCAATCCTAATGACGAGCGTTATACTCATCTGAAAGGAAAAAAAGTTTTTGTTCCCTTAATCAACAGAGAGATTCCAATTATTGAAGATGAGTATGTAACTATGGATTTTGGTACTGGCTGTTTAAAAGTAACACCAGCGCATGATCTGAATGATTATGAACTCGGTGTGAAGCATAAACTTCCGGTAATAGATATATTAAATGATGACGGTACTCTAAATGAACTTGCTGTTATTCTGGTAGGAGAAGACCGTTTTGTTGCCCGTAAAAAAATAGCTGTATTATTGGACGAGGCTGGTCATCTGGAAAAAGTAGAAGACTATAAATCACAGATTGGATTCTCTGAACGTACAGATGCAGCGATTGAGCCTAAGCTTTCCTTACAATGGTTCTGTAAAATGGACGAAATGGCTAAGCCTGCATTAGAAGATGTATTGAATGGTGATGTCAAACTTATTCCGGAGAAATTTACAAATACCTACCGTCACTGGATGGAAAATGTAAGGGACTGGAATATCAGCCGTCAGTTATGGTGGGGGCAGCGTATCCCGGCCTGGTTTGATGATAAAGGAGACTGGGTAGTTGCAAAAACTAAAGAAGATGCTTTAAATGAATTCTTAAAGCTTAAAGATATTGATGGCAAATTTACTGAAGAAGAAGCAAATGGTTTTAAACATCAGCTTGCAGCTTTTATCAGACAGGATGATGATGTACTGGATACCTGGTTTTCTTCATGGTTATGGCCGATGTCAGTATTCAATGGCCTGAAGGATCCGGGAAATAAGGACATCAATTATTATTATCCAACTAATGATCTGGTAACTGCTCCGGAGATTTTGTTCTTCTGGGTAGCGCGTATGATTATGGCAGGCCATGAGTTTATGGGTAAGAAACCATTCACAAATGTTTATCTGACTGGTATCGTACGTGATAAATTGGGTCGTAAAATGTCTAAATCATTGGGGAATTCCCCTGATCCGATTGGTTTGATCGAGAAATATGGTGCAGATGGTGTAAGGGTAGGGATGCTATTGTGTTCTCCTGCAGGTAATGACCTGATGTTTGATGAGAGTTACTGTGAACAGGGAAGAAATTTTGCTAATAAAATCTGGAATGCTTTCCGTCTGGTAAAAGGATGGGAGGTTGACGAGACTTTAGCGAATCCTAATGAACAGGCTATTTTATGGTTTGAGAACCGTTTTAATGAGGCACTTGCTGAAATTGAAGATAACTATAAGCAGTACCGTTTATCAGAAGCACTGATGACTACTTATAAACTGGTTTGGGATGATTTCTGTGCATGGTATCTGGAAATGGTAAAACCTGTTTATCAGCACCCTATTGATCCTGTATCCTTAAAAGCAACCATTGGTTTCTTTGAAAAAATATTAAGCCTGCTTCATCCGTTTATGCCATTTATCACTGAAGAATTATGGCATGATGAAATATTTGGAACAAAAGGAGAGATGGACTGCATTATTGTGGCGCCATATCCTGTAGTAGGTTCGGCAGATTTATCCCTGCTCAAGGATGTTGAAATTGTAAAAGGAATAGTTGCGGAGGTTCGTAACGTCCGTAACACTAAACAGATTTCTCCTAAAGAAGGATTGCCTTTGAGTATCAAAGTAAATTCTGCTTTAGCTTATGATAAATGGTTAACAATTATTTCTAAACTGGCTAACATTACAGCAGTCGATTTTGTAAACGATAAGGTAGCTGGTGCAACTGCATTTATGGTTGGAAACGATGAGTTCTTTATCCAGCTGAATGAAACAATTGATGTAGAAGCTGAACGTGAAAGATTGAATGGAGAATTGGTTTATCTGCAAGGATTCCTGAAATCTGTTGATGCTAAACTGAGTAATGAGAGGTTTGTGCAAAATGCCAAACCGGAGATCATTCAGAATGAGCGTAATAAAAAAGCAGATGCAGAAGCTAAGATTGCTATTATCCAGGAGTCTCTTTTAAGTTTGTAA
- a CDS encoding GNAT family N-acetyltransferase: MVVLKFFTERLKLRLVEMADLEAIHVLHHLAETDQYNTLGIPKDLEETNIIVDGWINDHQKKTITNYTFAVEFEKGGFVGLVSLKLSSPKFNSAEIWYKINVDFWNQGYATEAILAVIRFGFDRLKLHRIEAGCAVENLASIRVLEKAGMTREGRKRQILPLVTGWMDSFEYAILDEEWKA, from the coding sequence ATGGTAGTATTGAAATTTTTTACGGAAAGACTAAAACTGAGATTAGTGGAAATGGCTGATCTTGAAGCAATACATGTATTGCATCATCTGGCAGAGACTGATCAGTATAATACATTGGGTATTCCTAAAGATCTGGAAGAAACAAATATAATTGTAGATGGCTGGATTAATGATCACCAGAAAAAAACAATTACAAACTATACTTTCGCCGTGGAATTTGAAAAGGGAGGTTTTGTAGGATTGGTTTCATTGAAATTATCCTCTCCAAAATTTAACAGTGCCGAAATATGGTATAAAATTAACGTAGACTTCTGGAATCAGGGTTATGCAACAGAAGCAATACTGGCGGTAATCAGATTTGGATTTGATCGCTTGAAATTACATCGTATCGAGGCGGGTTGTGCTGTAGAAAATCTGGCTTCTATCCGGGTACTGGAAAAAGCTGGTATGACCAGAGAGGGAAGAAAACGGCAAATCCTGCCTTTGGTAACCGGATGGATGGACAGTTTTGAATATGCCATTCTGGACGAAGAATGGAAAGCCTAA
- a CDS encoding S9 family peptidase, producing MKKLVLFLLLLSATIIVNGQQKSLSMLDAMSKIRTTLAPEKLENLQFLYGTEDYVYTKIVGGEKVWFKGSSAQKEDQPFLTLTQLNQKLSSAGQETLQAMPAITFNKSKEWLLTVKGSLLAYDPVKNTFAVLMDSKLAGQDKAERSIAGYTAYLDHYNLFVNDGKTAKQVTNDGTGNIVYASSVHRDEFGISKGTFWSNNGKQLAFYRMDQSMVADYPIIDWTTRPAKNVNIKYPMAGDKIHEVTVGVYNTQTQTVIYLKTGEPAEQYLTNIAWSPDDKFVYIAVLNRGQNQMELKQFDAQTGNYIKTLFEERDEKYVEPLVPVFFLKNDPQQFIWQSNRDGWNHLYLYNTAGKLIKQLTKGKWEVTEVKGFDATGDNLFYESTEESPITRNLYAVNIKSGKSTRVTTGFATHKTEVSTSGNTVIDYFSTTKNPGTTELITVKKGLKKQLLQAADPLKDYQLGESSIFTIKGKQGDLIYCNLFKPVGLDSTKKHPVVVYWYGGSHAQLIHEQWNGGAGNYWFQYLAEQGFVVMVIDTRGSDNRGKAFEQSMFRRAGDVQMEDMMSAVGYLKGLSYTDEKNMGLFGWSFGGFNTVDFMINHPGVFKAAVAGGAVTNWNFYEAMYTERYMDTPKENPDGYAATDLTSNIQKLKGKLLLIHGLQDNVVLQQHTVELVKKAVDNNVQVDYMIYPGHEHNVIGKDRTHLYQKVTDYFMQNLK from the coding sequence ATGAAGAAACTGGTTTTATTTCTACTGTTGCTATCTGCAACCATAATTGTAAACGGTCAGCAGAAAAGCCTGAGTATGCTTGATGCAATGTCTAAGATACGTACAACGCTTGCTCCTGAAAAATTAGAGAATCTGCAATTCCTTTATGGAACAGAAGATTATGTTTATACAAAAATAGTTGGCGGTGAGAAGGTTTGGTTTAAAGGCAGTTCGGCTCAAAAAGAAGATCAGCCTTTTCTGACTTTAACGCAGCTCAATCAGAAATTAAGTTCAGCCGGGCAGGAAACGTTACAGGCTATGCCAGCCATTACATTTAATAAAAGTAAAGAATGGTTACTTACCGTAAAAGGTTCACTACTGGCCTATGATCCGGTGAAAAATACTTTTGCAGTATTAATGGATAGTAAGTTAGCAGGTCAGGATAAAGCAGAAAGAAGTATTGCCGGTTATACAGCTTATCTGGATCATTATAATTTGTTTGTTAATGATGGTAAAACAGCGAAGCAGGTAACTAATGACGGAACGGGTAATATCGTTTATGCTTCTTCGGTACACAGAGATGAATTTGGGATTTCAAAAGGAACTTTCTGGAGTAATAATGGTAAACAGCTTGCTTTTTACCGGATGGATCAAAGTATGGTCGCTGATTATCCTATTATAGACTGGACTACCCGTCCGGCAAAAAATGTTAATATTAAGTACCCTATGGCCGGTGATAAAATCCATGAGGTAACTGTAGGAGTTTATAATACGCAGACTCAAACGGTCATTTATCTTAAAACCGGAGAGCCGGCAGAACAGTATCTGACCAATATAGCCTGGAGCCCGGATGATAAATTTGTTTATATCGCAGTTTTAAACCGCGGACAAAATCAAATGGAACTTAAACAGTTCGATGCGCAGACCGGTAATTACATTAAAACTCTTTTTGAAGAAAGAGATGAGAAATATGTAGAACCATTGGTGCCTGTGTTCTTTTTGAAAAATGACCCGCAACAATTTATCTGGCAAAGCAACAGAGATGGCTGGAATCATTTGTACTTATATAATACGGCTGGGAAACTGATTAAACAATTGACTAAAGGGAAGTGGGAGGTCACAGAAGTAAAGGGCTTCGATGCTACTGGCGATAATTTGTTTTATGAGTCAACTGAAGAGTCACCAATTACCAGAAATTTATATGCTGTGAATATTAAATCTGGTAAATCAACAAGGGTTACTACCGGTTTTGCTACGCATAAGACTGAAGTAAGTACATCTGGAAATACTGTGATTGATTATTTCAGTACAACTAAGAATCCGGGTACTACTGAATTGATAACCGTTAAAAAAGGTCTGAAAAAACAGTTGTTGCAGGCAGCTGATCCGTTGAAAGATTATCAACTGGGAGAGTCATCAATTTTTACCATTAAAGGAAAACAGGGAGATCTGATCTATTGCAACCTATTTAAACCAGTAGGATTAGACAGCACTAAAAAACACCCTGTAGTGGTTTATTGGTATGGCGGTTCGCATGCACAGTTAATTCATGAACAATGGAATGGTGGAGCTGGTAATTACTGGTTTCAATATCTTGCGGAACAAGGTTTTGTAGTGATGGTTATTGATACAAGAGGAAGTGATAACCGTGGTAAAGCATTTGAGCAATCTATGTTCAGAAGAGCTGGTGATGTACAAATGGAAGATATGATGTCTGCTGTGGGTTATCTGAAAGGTTTATCTTATACAGATGAAAAAAATATGGGGCTGTTTGGATGGAGTTTCGGTGGTTTTAACACCGTAGATTTTATGATTAACCATCCCGGAGTATTTAAAGCTGCTGTAGCAGGTGGGGCAGTTACGAACTGGAATTTCTATGAGGCGATGTACACAGAACGTTATATGGATACACCAAAAGAAAATCCTGATGGTTATGCAGCAACAGATCTGACGAGCAATATTCAAAAACTGAAAGGTAAATTATTACTTATTCATGGATTACAGGATAATGTTGTTTTGCAACAGCACACTGTTGAACTGGTAAAGAAAGCTGTAGACAATAATGTGCAGGTAGATTATATGATCTATCCTGGTCACGAACATAATGTGATTGGTAAAGACAGAACTCACCTTTATCAGAAAGTAACTGATTATTTTATGCAAAATCTTAAATAG
- a CDS encoding M13 family metallopeptidase, with translation MMNTRHLKGYFAILGILAASYSSYAQTAPKKFIDPANMDLTVKPGDDFYEYASGNWIKNNPVPAKETRWGSFNELRDFNINAVKSVVEEAAADRSAPAGSVKKRVGDFYAAAMDSITIEKLGYTPIKADLSRINKIKDIQGILDEVITMRVSGIGAPMYGFYVGQDRKNVNKYVAQLGQGGTTLPDRDYYLKDDSRVLKIREAYLNYMTTLFTLTGSSATEAKQKANTVLAIEKKLAEAQMSRLEMRDPYKTYNKFTVAAFEKTTPNINWTATLPKLLAKGQDTVLVGSPKFFVSLNEMLSAVPVSDWKTYLEWNVLKNSAANLSSPFVKANFAFNQAQTGQKVQTPRWQTMSSKTDGSLGELLGQLYVAKYFKPEAKARMTEMIKNLRSAFETRIKGLEWMSDVTKEKALAKLNAFVPKIGYPDKWKNYEGLNIDRKTYFQNLRNVGTWGYNDMVSQLGKPVDRTRFGMTPPTVNAYYSPTMNEIVFPAGILQFPFFAANADDAINYGGIGAVIGHEMSHGFDDSGSQYDKDGNLRNWWTDQDRTKFEAKTKALGEQYDSYTVLDTIHVNGKLTMGENIGDLGGLNAAYTAFKLTKQGQSEEKIDGFTPDQRFFLSWAQVWRGNILPDNAAQLIKTDPHSPGEFRTIGAPVNMDAWYKAFDVKPGDKLYKKPEDRIRLW, from the coding sequence ATGATGAATACAAGACACCTGAAAGGCTACTTTGCCATTTTAGGAATATTAGCGGCAAGCTATTCTTCCTATGCACAAACAGCTCCTAAAAAGTTCATAGATCCGGCAAACATGGATCTTACAGTGAAACCAGGAGACGATTTCTACGAATATGCAAGTGGAAACTGGATCAAGAACAATCCAGTTCCTGCCAAAGAAACACGCTGGGGAAGTTTCAATGAATTAAGAGATTTTAATATTAATGCTGTAAAAAGTGTTGTAGAAGAAGCCGCTGCAGACCGTTCTGCACCAGCCGGATCAGTAAAAAAACGTGTTGGCGATTTTTATGCCGCCGCAATGGACAGCATTACGATAGAAAAATTAGGCTATACCCCTATCAAAGCTGATTTGTCAAGAATTAATAAGATTAAAGATATTCAGGGAATACTTGATGAAGTCATCACTATGAGAGTTTCAGGCATAGGAGCACCTATGTATGGATTCTATGTTGGCCAGGATAGAAAAAATGTAAATAAATATGTAGCACAACTTGGCCAGGGAGGAACCACCCTGCCTGATCGTGATTATTATTTAAAGGATGACAGCAGGGTATTAAAGATCCGTGAGGCTTACCTGAACTATATGACTACCTTATTTACGCTAACCGGAAGCTCTGCTACTGAAGCAAAACAAAAAGCAAATACTGTACTTGCTATAGAGAAAAAATTGGCTGAAGCCCAGATGTCACGTCTTGAAATGCGTGATCCTTATAAAACATATAATAAATTTACTGTTGCTGCTTTTGAGAAAACTACGCCAAACATTAACTGGACTGCTACCTTACCAAAACTTCTGGCAAAGGGACAGGATACTGTTTTGGTAGGTTCTCCAAAATTCTTTGTCAGCCTGAATGAAATGTTGTCTGCTGTTCCGGTATCCGACTGGAAAACTTATCTGGAATGGAACGTACTTAAGAACTCTGCAGCAAATCTGAGTTCTCCTTTTGTAAAAGCCAACTTTGCTTTTAATCAGGCACAGACAGGCCAGAAAGTACAAACACCAAGATGGCAAACCATGTCGTCTAAAACTGATGGATCACTGGGTGAATTATTAGGACAGTTATATGTAGCTAAATATTTCAAACCTGAGGCTAAAGCGCGTATGACAGAAATGATCAAAAACCTGCGTTCTGCATTTGAAACCAGAATCAAAGGATTGGAATGGATGAGTGATGTAACTAAAGAAAAAGCTTTAGCTAAATTGAATGCCTTTGTACCTAAAATAGGTTATCCGGATAAATGGAAGAACTATGAAGGTTTAAATATTGATCGCAAAACTTATTTCCAGAACCTCAGAAATGTAGGCACATGGGGATACAACGATATGGTTAGCCAGTTAGGCAAACCTGTAGACCGTACCAGATTCGGAATGACCCCTCCTACAGTTAATGCTTATTATAGCCCTACAATGAACGAGATCGTATTCCCGGCCGGAATTCTACAGTTCCCTTTCTTTGCTGCAAATGCAGATGATGCAATCAACTATGGCGGTATAGGTGCGGTAATTGGTCATGAGATGTCTCATGGTTTTGATGATAGCGGAAGTCAGTATGATAAAGACGGCAATCTACGTAACTGGTGGACAGATCAGGATCGTACTAAATTTGAAGCTAAAACAAAAGCACTGGGCGAACAATACGATTCTTACACTGTGTTGGATACTATTCATGTGAATGGTAAACTGACTATGGGCGAAAACATTGGTGATTTAGGCGGCTTAAATGCTGCTTATACTGCGTTCAAATTAACCAAACAAGGACAATCTGAAGAAAAAATCGACGGTTTTACTCCTGATCAGCGTTTCTTCCTTTCCTGGGCACAGGTATGGAGAGGCAATATCTTACCTGACAATGCAGCACAGCTGATTAAAACTGATCCGCATTCTCCGGGAGAATTCAGAACGATTGGTGCTCCGGTAAACATGGACGCCTGGTACAAAGCATTTGATGTGAAACCAGGTGATAAACTATACAAAAAACCAGAAGACAGAATCAGACTCTGGTAA
- a CDS encoding MmcQ/YjbR family DNA-binding protein, with product MDVEMFRDYCLSLPGTTEEIKWDDSLCFMIGKKIFVMNSLSTGGLALKINPEEFEQLVARDGIMQAKHLARGQWIGIGSFDVLSDTELKRRIAESRLLVLSKLSKKIQEQYI from the coding sequence ATGGATGTTGAAATGTTCAGGGACTACTGTCTCAGCCTTCCGGGAACTACAGAAGAAATCAAGTGGGATGATAGTCTTTGTTTCATGATCGGGAAAAAGATATTTGTGATGAATTCACTGTCAACTGGTGGTCTGGCCTTAAAAATTAATCCTGAAGAATTTGAACAACTGGTTGCAAGGGATGGAATTATGCAGGCAAAACATCTGGCCAGAGGACAGTGGATAGGCATAGGTAGCTTTGATGTGCTATCAGACACAGAATTAAAAAGAAGAATTGCAGAATCAAGGCTGCTTGTTTTGAGCAAGCTATCAAAGAAAATACAAGAACAATATATTTAA
- the mnmD gene encoding tRNA (5-methylaminomethyl-2-thiouridine)(34)-methyltransferase MnmD, which translates to MNIITQTADGSNTLYNETIGEHYHSKHGALQESKHVFIDAGLKQAEFQFPGQLISILEIGFGTGLNFLLTSAYADEHGLSINYTGIEAYPLSKEELTSTQYNQYVPVPIWDNLMNVYTKALCSATSLNADQELTIAHTTLEAFKSEKLFDLVYFDAFSVQHQPEMWSDEIICHVCSFLKPNGIFVTYAITGKLKRALKSCGMKIEKLPGAPGKREMLRAIKVLAEQTTV; encoded by the coding sequence ATGAATATCATCACCCAAACCGCAGACGGCTCCAATACTTTATACAATGAAACCATTGGAGAGCACTATCACTCCAAACATGGCGCATTACAGGAAAGCAAACATGTTTTTATTGATGCCGGATTAAAACAGGCCGAATTTCAATTCCCCGGACAACTGATCTCTATATTGGAAATAGGCTTCGGTACCGGTCTGAATTTCCTGCTCACCTCAGCTTATGCTGATGAACATGGCCTCTCTATCAATTATACCGGAATAGAAGCTTATCCTTTAAGTAAGGAAGAACTTACCTCAACACAATATAATCAATATGTTCCGGTGCCGATCTGGGACAACCTGATGAACGTTTACACTAAAGCATTATGTTCAGCCACCTCATTAAATGCGGATCAGGAACTAACTATTGCCCATACCACACTGGAAGCTTTTAAGTCTGAGAAACTATTTGATCTGGTATACTTTGATGCCTTCTCTGTACAGCATCAGCCAGAAATGTGGTCAGACGAGATTATTTGTCACGTTTGCTCATTTCTAAAGCCCAATGGAATTTTTGTTACCTATGCAATTACAGGAAAACTAAAACGCGCACTGAAGAGCTGTGGTATGAAAATTGAAAAACTTCCTGGTGCTCCCGGGAAAAGAGAAATGCTGCGCGCAATTAAAGTTCTTGCCGAACAAACAACGGTTTAA
- a CDS encoding aldo/keto reductase, translated as MEKRKLGNTDLLVSPVTFGGNVFGWTLDEKKSFEVLDGFIEAGFNFIDTADVYSRWVPENKGGESETIIGNWIKARNNRNQIILATKVGSNMDVNGKKCLSKKYILEAVDASLLRLKTDYIDLYQSHYDDPETPVQETLEAYDQLIRAGKVRWIGASNFSPERFKESLETSQRLSLPKYQTFQPEYNLYKREEFEKQMEQICLDHHIGVINYYALASGFLTGKYRSEADLSKSQRGGAVKDFMNPRGFRILKALDEVSEQYNSSLASVAIAWLIARPSVTSPIASVTSLNQLKDLTRAASLKLNIEDISILDEASAWK; from the coding sequence ATGGAAAAAAGAAAATTAGGTAATACAGATTTGCTGGTTTCGCCGGTAACTTTTGGAGGAAATGTTTTTGGATGGACGTTAGATGAGAAAAAATCTTTTGAAGTTCTGGATGGTTTTATAGAAGCAGGTTTTAATTTTATTGATACAGCGGATGTATATTCCAGGTGGGTACCGGAAAATAAGGGTGGTGAGTCTGAAACTATTATTGGAAACTGGATTAAGGCACGTAATAACCGTAATCAGATTATACTGGCAACCAAGGTAGGCAGTAATATGGATGTAAACGGGAAGAAATGTCTTTCAAAAAAATATATACTGGAAGCTGTTGATGCCTCTTTGTTAAGATTAAAAACAGACTATATCGATCTTTATCAATCTCATTACGATGATCCCGAAACCCCTGTACAGGAGACACTGGAAGCTTACGATCAACTGATCAGGGCCGGAAAAGTACGCTGGATAGGTGCATCCAACTTTAGTCCTGAAAGATTTAAAGAATCATTGGAAACAAGTCAGCGTTTAAGCTTACCAAAATATCAGACTTTCCAGCCGGAATATAATCTGTACAAAAGAGAAGAATTTGAAAAACAGATGGAGCAAATCTGTCTGGATCACCATATTGGCGTAATCAATTATTATGCACTGGCAAGTGGTTTCCTAACCGGAAAATATCGTTCGGAAGCAGACCTCAGCAAAAGCCAGCGAGGTGGTGCTGTAAAAGATTTTATGAATCCAAGAGGATTCAGAATTCTGAAGGCACTTGATGAAGTTTCAGAACAATACAATTCCTCACTTGCAAGTGTCGCCATAGCCTGGTTAATTGCCAGACCATCGGTCACCTCGCCAATTGCAAGTGTAACTAGTCTGAATCAGTTAAAAGATCTGACTAGGGCTGCATCTTTAAAACTTAATATAGAAGATATATCCATCCTGGACGAAGCAAGTGCCTGGAAATAA
- a CDS encoding AI-2E family transporter: protein MKYISPPFYAKLALVLFSIIALGYLAILGHSLLAPLLASFLLALLLLPLANFLEKKWKFKRSLASIVSVVLMIAVISGIMFFLANQLSDLGQDWPLLKEQAVHSFEALQIWVSHTFNVNAHKQIDYLQESATKALASSATVVGATLMTLSSTLLFLAFLLLFTFFILNYRRILFTFLISVFKEEHSEKVKQIVEQIQYIIKRYILGLFLQMLIVTALTVVVLSLLGVKYAVLLGLITGIFNLVPYLGIFSSLLISVLITFATAGATKVLFVIIAYVAIHTLDGNILMPLVVGSKVKINALFAFIGIVVGEMIWGISGMFLCIPYLAILKIIFDRVDELKPWGILLGEQEKPQRKRKVYQITKKIKLEEPE from the coding sequence ATGAAATACATCTCCCCTCCTTTTTATGCCAAACTTGCTTTGGTCTTATTTTCAATTATTGCACTCGGATATCTGGCAATATTAGGTCATAGTCTTCTTGCCCCTTTGCTGGCCTCCTTTTTACTGGCCTTATTATTATTGCCACTGGCAAATTTTCTGGAGAAAAAATGGAAATTCAAAAGGAGCCTGGCTTCTATAGTATCAGTTGTACTGATGATAGCTGTAATTTCTGGTATTATGTTCTTTCTGGCTAATCAGCTAAGCGATTTAGGCCAGGACTGGCCTTTGTTAAAGGAACAGGCGGTACATTCCTTTGAAGCTCTGCAGATCTGGGTATCTCATACTTTTAACGTAAATGCCCATAAGCAAATCGATTATTTACAGGAAAGTGCGACTAAAGCATTGGCCTCCAGCGCTACGGTAGTAGGAGCTACACTGATGACTTTATCCTCTACATTATTGTTTCTGGCTTTCCTTTTATTGTTCACTTTCTTTATTTTAAATTACCGCCGTATCCTTTTCACTTTTCTAATCAGTGTGTTTAAAGAAGAACATTCAGAAAAAGTCAAACAAATTGTGGAGCAAATTCAGTACATAATTAAACGTTATATCCTGGGGCTGTTTCTTCAGATGTTAATCGTGACTGCATTAACAGTTGTTGTATTATCACTTCTGGGAGTAAAATATGCGGTGCTGCTAGGTCTGATTACTGGTATTTTTAACCTTGTACCCTACCTTGGGATTTTTTCTTCCTTACTGATCAGTGTGCTGATTACTTTCGCTACTGCCGGTGCAACCAAAGTTCTGTTTGTCATCATAGCTTACGTTGCGATCCATACACTGGATGGTAATATTCTGATGCCATTGGTGGTAGGCTCAAAAGTAAAAATCAATGCATTATTTGCCTTCATTGGAATTGTTGTAGGAGAAATGATATGGGGAATTTCAGGTATGTTTTTATGTATTCCTTACCTGGCTATACTTAAGATTATATTTGACCGTGTCGATGAATTAAAACCATGGGGTATTTTACTTGGCGAACAGGAAAAACCACAGCGAAAACGAAAGGTATACCAGATCACTAAAAAAATAAAACTCGAAGAACCCGAGTAA